A genomic stretch from Fusarium musae strain F31 chromosome 9, whole genome shotgun sequence includes:
- a CDS encoding hypothetical protein (EggNog:ENOG41) produces the protein MLPLRFLRHRSPFATSIRTASSCSTSSRLETLAKSPIRVLRSVEAVRRWRNPHVVNHRSVGLVPTMGALHEGHLALIRAAAKENHHVVVSIYVNPAQFGIQEDLSSYPVTWDEDAKKLAALDRELADDGGNLGRISAVFAPTTPEMYPSGFPGQEVNSKGSFVTITPVGEVLEGASRPTFFRGVATVCLKLFNIVQPERVYFGQKDVQQTVVIRRMVKDFILPMEVVVEPTQRELDGLALSSRNVYLGPRRRAVATVLPHALFSAAEVYNTKASRKREEILGAAHNFIDATASRQSTLPPTERVLFEVDYISLADPETLVEIDEVDPSRGAVMSAAIKMLPVEQAQKDEDLGFSGGPAVRLIDNIILKPQEPKEP, from the coding sequence ATGCTTCCTCTACGCTTCCTCCGACATCGCTCACCCTTTGCGACCTCCATCCGTACAGCTTCCTCTTGCTCGACTTCCTCCCGCCTTGAGACCCTGGCCAAGTCTCCGATCCGTGTCCTCCGATCCGTCGAAGCTGTACGTCGCTGGCGTAACCCTCATGTCGTGAATCACCGATCAGTCGGCCTCGTGCCCACTATGGGTGCTCTTCACGAGGGCCATCTGGCGTTGATACGCGCCGCTGCCAAGGAGAATCATCATGTTGTCGTGAGCATATATGTCAATCCGGCGCAATTTGGCATACAAGAAGATCTATCATCATATCCAGTCACCTGGGACGAAGACGCAAAGAAGCTGGCTGCACTGGATAGGGAACTTGCAGACGATGGAGGAAACTTGGGTCGCATCTCTGCTGTGTTTGCGCCAACGACACCAGAGATGTACCCCAGCGGCTTTCCAGGCCAGGAAGTCAATAGTAAAGGAAGCTTTGTTACAATCACGCCTGTTGGAGAAGTATTGGAGGGTGCCAGCAGACCAACATTCTTCCGAGGTGTTGCGACAGTGTGCTTAAAGCTATTCAATATTGTCCAGCCCGAGCGTGTGTACTTTGGTCAGAAGGACGTCCAACAAACAGTTGTTATCCGTCGAATGGTCAAGGATTTCATCCTGCCCATGGAGGTTGTCGTTGAACCCACACAACGTGAGCTCGATGGCCTTGCTTTGAGTTCTCGGAATGTGTATCTTGGCCCAAGACGAAGAGCTGTTGCTACAGTGCTTCCCCATGCACTATTTTCCGCTGCCGAAGTATACAACACTAAGGCTTCGcgcaagagagaagaaattCTTGGTGCTGCACACAATTTTATCGATGCTACAGCATCCCGCCAGTCCACGCTTCCTCCCACAGAACGTGTGCTCTTCGAGGTTGACTACATATCTCTGGCAGACCCAGAAACATTAGTGGAAATCGATGAGGTTGATCCATCGCGCGGAGCAGTCATGAGCGCAGCGATTAAGATGTTACCAGT
- a CDS encoding hypothetical protein (EggNog:ENOG41), whose protein sequence is MSDLFVNLEAPNGVKYKQPTGLFINNEFVPGSSKQTITSIDPATEKEIATVHAASADDVDKAVKAAHAAFHAPSWKKMPPPQRGALMNKLADYIEERTQMFATSEAWDNGKIYADAEGGDVVEVINTIRYYAGWADKITGQTITANPNKLAYTLRQPLGVVAQIIPWNYPLAMAAWKIGPALACGNTIVMKAAEQTPLSILLLGQAFKDVGFPPGVFNALNGYGGEAGPPLVQHPLVEKVAFTGSTATGAKIMEMASKTLKNITLETGGKSPLLVFSDCDLDEAVKWSHMGIMSNQGQICTATSRLLVQDKVYDEFVQRFIETTKTVSKVGHQWDSETYQGPQVSRQQYDRILEYIKIGKSEGATLLAGGQPVDASKKGFFVQPTVFGDVHHQMRVFREEIFGPVVVITKFSSEEEALKLANDSTYGLGAAVFTKDVERAHRVAAEIEAGMVWINSTQDSEPYIPFGGVKQSGIGRELGEAGLEAYSNTKSVHVNLGSRL, encoded by the exons ATGTCGGACCTGTTCGTCAACCTCGAGGCCCCCAACGGCGTCAAGTATAAGCAGCCGACTGGTCTCTTCATTAACAACGAGTTTGTTCCTGGCTCCTCGAAGCAAACGATTACATCAATCGACCCTGC TACCGAGAAGGAAATCGCCACAGTTCATGCAGCTAGCGCCGACGATGTCGATAAGGCTGTGAAGGCCGCCCACGCCGCATTCCATGCGCCCtcatggaagaagatgccCCCTCCTCAGCGAGGCGCACTTATGAACAAGCTCGCCGACTACATCGAGGAGCGCACACAGATGTTCGCTACCTCTGAGGCCTGGGACAATG GTAAGATTTACGCCGATGCTGAGGGCGGCGACGTTGTCGAGGTCATCAACACTATCCGCTACTACGCTGGCTGGGCCGACAAGATCACCGGACAAACCATCACCGCCAACCCCAACAAGCTCGCATACACTCTCCGCCAACCTCTCGGTGTGGTTGCCCAGATCATTCCCTGGAACTACCCTCTAGCCATGGCCGCCTGGAAGATCGGTCCTGCGCTAGCATGCGGTAACACCATCGTTATGAAGGCCGCTGAGCAAACACCtctcagcatccttctccttggccagGCTTTCAAGGACGTTGGATTCCCTCCTGGTGTTTTCAATGCTCTTAACGGTTACGGTGGCGAGGCTGGTCCTCCTCTTGTTCAGCATCctcttgttgagaaggttgCCTTCACTGGCTCAACCGCTACGGGTGCTAAGATCATGGAGATGGCctccaagaccctcaagaacATTACCCTCGAGACGGGTGGCAAGTCGCCTCTCTTGGTCTTCTCCGACTGtgaccttgatgaagctgtcaagTGGTCACACATGGGCATCATGTCCAACCAGGGCCAGATCTGCACAGCTACTTCTCGCCTATTAGTTCAGGATAAGGTCTACGACGAGTTTGTCCAGAGATTCATCGAGACCACCAAGACTGTCAGCAAGGTCGGCCACCAATGGGATTCCGAGACCTATCAGGGTCCCCAAGTCTCTCGACAGCAGTACGACCGTATTCTTGAGTATATCAAGATTGGAAAGTCTGAAGGCGCTACTCTGCTCGCTGGTGGCCAGCCTGTCGATGCCTCAAAGAAGGGTTTCTTCGTCCAGCCCACCGTCTTCGGTGATGTGCACCACCAAATGCGAGTCTTCCGCGAGGAGATTTTCGGCCCTGTCGTTGTCATCACCAAGTTCAGcagcgaagaggaagctcTCAAGCTCGCCAACGACTCTACATACGGTCTCGGCGCCGCTGTCTTCACCAAGGACGTCGAGCGTGCGCACCGCGTTGCTGCTGAGATCGAGGCCGGTATGGTCTGGATCAACAGCACACAAGACAGCGAGCCCTACATCCCCTTCGGCGGTGTTAAGCAGAGCGGTATTGGCCGTGAGCTCGGTGAGGCTGGCCTCGAGGCGTACAGCAACACCAAGTCCGTACACGTCAACCTTGGTTCTCGTCTGTAG
- a CDS encoding hypothetical protein (EggNog:ENOG41), translating to MTALPPPNYSDLELPSYDTTAAPNYTTPTTITRPKDSILGPATLFIAGRFIYSTDPQDPPLYEFSHDISYLHDNDRNVKVERVDLVTKTSAGLPQVVLKNRHLFDLKHPTAAEFPSFPYHAEATSQRALTSFGVSCFRSGNILRQLKGFRFERMVRGPGRKFRADGVLYEACESRSKGVAYEWRDCYSDIIAREIQDEQGRISLFVTAEMTQELRDALVTAWVIRIWSELSNGNKSATRLMMVGSRP from the coding sequence ATGACGGCTCTGCCTCCACCCAACTATTCCGACTTGGAATTGCCCTCCTACGACACCACTGCTGCTCCCAACTACACAACCCCCACCACTATAACCCGCCCTAAAGACTCAATCCTCGGCCCTGCCACGCTCTTCATCGCAGGACGCTTCATCTACTCAACCGACCCCCAAGACCCCCCGCTCTACGAATTCTCCCACGACATTAGCTACCTCCACGACAACGATCGCAATGTCAAAGTCGAGCGCGTAGACCTCGTTACAAAGACATCGGCCGGTCTTCCCCAGGTCGTGCTGAAAAACCGACACCTCTTCGATCTCAAGCATCCCACTGCTGCCGAGTTCCCGTCCTTTCCGTACCATGCCGAAGCTACCTCACAACGAGCGCTAACAAGCTTTGGAGTGTCATGTTTCCGCTCCGGTAATATTCTGCGCCAGCTCAAGGGCTTTCGGTTCGAGCGGATGGTGAGAGGGCCAGGTCGCAAGTTTCGAGCGGATGGTGTCCTGTACGAAGCCTGCGAATCGCGGAGTAAAGGCGTCGCATATGAATGGAGAGACTGTTATAGCGACATAATAGCGAGAGAAATCCAGGATGAACAAGGCCGTATAAGTCTATTCGTCACTGCAGAGATGACCCAGGAACTTCGCGATGCCCTCGTTACCGCGTGGGTGATCAGGATATGGTCTGAGCTGTCAAATGGAAACAAGTCGGCGACTCGTCTCATGATGGTGGGCTCTCGTCCATAA
- a CDS encoding hypothetical protein (EggNog:ENOG41), which translates to MDPSTPTPKSILRGHKSQIHTAAFVRSNERLITGDADGFVVLWDLTIMRPRAVWRAHEKALLGVGGWGDDKIITHGRDLKLIVWKLGEADEEHLSTALPVEEVATPRPQPWMIHLLEVNTLNFCAFAICSSAPGSVDTASEVLIAVPNTLHSDAIDIYQLPSQRRIHTIKAGDKTGMAMCLALLHHKDTLTLIAAFENGYATVHRLESDDQWVTTYHSQAHSQPVLSLSVYNDYFITSSADSIIAKHPIPTDLFFPLGDTVPPKSTERVVEIVDEEPRAKSLLSTGLKASSSQGPKPSRQGIAWKDPLKAINTKHSGQQSLDIRSDGRIFATAGWDSKVRVYSTKTMKELAVLRWHQVGCFAVAFADVRISDQAGEENSTSDDSQPTGSSSTWMGSLIRTGLSVKEQRIATARKTHWIAAGAKDDGFVANSALLYEAGKEASPDEM; encoded by the exons ATGGATCCTTCAACACCGACACCGAAATCCATATTGCGCGGCCATAAATCTCAAATTCACACAGCAGCATTCGTTAGATCCAATGAGCGTCTCATTACAGGCGATGCGGATGGCTTCGTGGTGCTATGGGACCTCACAATAATGCGCCCACGAGCCGTTTGGCGTGCCCACGAAAAGGCTCTACTGGGAGTTGGCGGCTGGGGTGACGACAAAATCATCAC GCATGGTCGTGATTTGAAGCTCATAGTGTGGAAACTTGGCGAGGCAGATGAGGAGCACCTCAGCACAGCATTGCCAGTGGAAGAAGTTGCAACACCAAGGCCGCAACCATGGATGATACATCTCCTTGAGGTCAATACCTTGAACTTCTGCGCTTTTGCCATCTGTTCAAGTGCGCCTGGCTCTGTCGATACCGCCTCTGAGGTGCTGATCGCGGTGCCTAATACTTTGCACTCAGATGCT ATCGACATCTACCAATTACCTTCGCAAAGACGAATTCACACTATCAAAGCTGGTGATAAAACGGGCATGGCCATGTGCCTTGCTCTCCTGCATCACAAAGACACTCTCACGCTCATTGCTGCCTTTGAAAATGGTTACGCAACTGTGCACCGTCTTGAGTCCGATGACCAATGGGTCACAACGTACCATTCCCAGGCCCATTCACAGCCTGTCCTGTCGTTGAGCGTCTATAACGACTACTTCATCACGTCTAGCGCCGACTCTATCATTGCCAAACATCCTATTCCCACCGATCTGTTCTTTCCTCTGGGAGACACTGTACCTCCCAAAAGCACCGAGCGTGTAGTAGAAATAGTAGACGAAGAACCTAGGGCGAAGTCACTTCTATCTACTGGCCTGAAggcttcatcctcacaaGGGCCGAAGCCTTCTCGTCAGGGCATTGCGTGGAAAGATCCGCTCAAagctatcaacaccaaacacTCCGGACAACAGAGTCTAGACATACGATCCGATGGAAGGATCTTTGCTACTGCAGGATGGGATTCAAAAGTGCGAGTGTACTCTACAAAAACCATGAAAGAGCTCGCTGTCTTAAGGTGGCATCAAGTCGGATGCTTCGCCGTTGCATTCGCTGATGTTAGGATATCGGATCAGGCGGGGGAGGAAAACTCTACGTCTGACGATAGTCAACCCACGGGGAGTTCAAGCACGTGGATGGGGTCGTTGATCCGAACAGGGCTGAGCGTCAAAGAGCAACGAATAGCTACAGCGAGAAAAACACATTGGATTGCGGCAGGGGCGAAAGACG ATGGATTCGTAGCAAATTCCGCCCTGCTCTATGAAGCAGGAAAGGAAGCATCTCCCGATGAGATGTGA
- a CDS encoding hypothetical protein (EggNog:ENOG41) — protein MSTTEPSKDDVARSSDVEKAKDNADAIDGQELRFTPEEEEALIKESTASKDEANTLFAAKKYQDALEKYDDAINSCPKYLHYPRAVIYSNIAACHIQLEDWKEAIKSASDSLKALEKLEQSDPLLSPEGKKSDEKKEKKEDDDVEEEIISSGASRAAPIPSTDDEELKTLQANIQRIRSKALMRRARGRSEAGGWHNLAGAEEDCKALAAKPESLAPADLRVVRKQLRDLPPRVKAAQEKEMGEMWGKLKDLGNGILKPFGLSTNNFQMVKDEKTGGYSMNFQPGGSS, from the exons ATGAGCACAACCGAGCCTAGCAAAGATGATGTGGCCAGGTCGTCGGACGtcgaaaaagcaaaagacaACGCCGATGCTATAGATGGACAGGAACTCAGGTTTACcccagaagaggaagaa gctttaataaaagaatcCACCGCATCCAAAGATGAAGCAAACACGTTGTTCGCCGCCAAGAAGTACCAAGATGCTTTGGAAAAATACGACGATGCAATCAATTCCTGTCCTAAATACCTACATTATCCACGCGCAGTCATCTACAGTAACATTGCCGCCTGCCATATCCAACTTGAGGACTGGAAAGAGGCCATAAAGTCAGCTTCTGACTCCCTGAAAGCcctggagaagcttgagcaAAGTGACCCTCTACTGAGTCCTGAGGGCAAAAAGTCcgatgaaaagaaagagaagaaggaagacgatgatgtcgaagaagagataATCAGCAGTGGTGCTTCACGTGCCGCACCAATTCCCAGtaccgatgatgaggagctcaagaCACTTCAGGCCAATATTCAGCGTATTCGATCCAAAGCTCTTATGCGAAGGGCTCGCGGTCGTTCAGAAGCTGGTGGATGGCATAATCTTGCCGGCGCAGAAGAAGACTGTAAGGCCCTCGCGGCGAAACCTGAGAGCTTAGCTCCAGCAGACCTTCGAGTAGTTCGGAAGCAATTACGAGACTTACCTCCCCGGGTCAAAGCAGCAcaagagaaggagatgggCGAGATGTGGGGTAAGCTGAAAGACCTTGGAAATGGCATCTTGAAGCCATTTGGATTGAGCACAAACAACTTCCAGATGGTCAAGGACGAGAAGACCGGAGGCTACAGTATGAATTTCCAGCCTGGAGGAAGCTCTTAA